Proteins from a genomic interval of Oceanispirochaeta sp.:
- the fliN gene encoding flagellar motor switch protein FliN, whose translation MTLGRINDVRVPIQVVLGENSLSLEDLASLNQGSIIELQKIAGEPVDLVAAGEKIARGEVVIIDENFGIRITELIKWEK comes from the coding sequence ATGACACTGGGAAGAATTAATGATGTAAGGGTTCCAATTCAGGTGGTATTAGGGGAAAACAGCTTAAGTCTGGAAGATCTGGCCTCCCTAAACCAGGGGAGTATTATTGAGCTTCAAAAGATTGCCGGCGAACCTGTTGATCTGGTGGCTGCGGGTGAAAAGATTGCCCGGGGAGAAGTCGTTATCATAGATGAAAACTTCGGTATCAGGATCACAGAATTAATAAAGTGGGAGAAATAG